TCCCACGCCACGCTGTACGTCGACGGCCAGCCGGTCGGCCCCGGCGACCTGCCGATGGGTGGCGGGGCTGGGTCAAGCTACACGCCGCCGGGAGGCTCGGGCAGCAGTTCCGGCGGCTCGACGCCGACCCAGACGCCGACGACGCCGGCCCCGACGACCGACTCGACACCGGCCCAGACGCCGATGACGCCGGCCCCGGCCACAGCAGGACTCGGGGGCAACACGACGCTGCTGGCAGGGGCGGCGGCGCTGGCACTAGTGGCGGTCTACATGATACAGTCGTGAGCTTCCCGTACCACGCAGTACCGGACGGCTCGGCGGCGCTCCCGCACCACTACGTGACTGCCACGCTGGCGGCGCTGGTACCTATCCTCATCGTCTGGGACAACGATCCACGACGCGAGCCGTGGATGGCGCTGTGCGGCGTTCTGGGCGGGCTGGTGAGCTTCGGGATGGTGTGGCCGCGGTATCCGGTCATCGGTGCAAGCCTGACGCTGGCGGCCAACGCGGTCGTGCTACTGGCTCCGTTCCGTCCGGGGTGGCGCGAGTGGCCCCGGAGGCACGCCGTCGCGGTCGTGCTGCTGGCGCTCGTCGCGTTGGACGACTCGCTACAGCACGCGCTGGGATGGCACACGCCGATAGATGCGGCGTGGAAGGCCGGCGGGCGGGCCGCAGTGGTCGACGCAGCGGAGGTGGTCGTGCGTGTCGTCTGAGCGGTCCGGCCCGGCTGACGACTCGCCGCGATAGGTGTCCGGTTCTGCGGTCAGACCCGGACCGATACACCCCGATTTCTCCTTCAAACACCCCCAAACGACCCCAAGATTCTAGGATTTTGACCGTGAAGCAGAATTCACGGACGCAAGATGAACTTAGAGAACTACGAGAATCAGGACGGCATGAAGGCATGGCTATCTGAACAAGAGGTGCAGCAGTTACTCGCGCAGTTTGACGACACCGAGAAGCGCGTAGCGGTCTCGCTGGCTGTGCGGTGTGGCCTGCGGTCGGCGGAGGTGCTAGATATAGCGCCGGACCACGTAGTAGACACTGACGCGGGTACCATGCTCCGGGTGTGGGAGTCCGCAAAGACCGGCGAGTACCGCGAGACACCGATGCCACCGAACCTCGCCACCACCATCCGCACTGTGGGCGACGTGCGAGAGGAGGCGGCAGACGTGCCTCTCGTGGACGCTACGACGCGCACCCTTCGCCGTTGGATGGACCGCGCGACGAGCGACTTACTCGAGTCGACAGGAGACGATGGCTGGCAGTTCGTTGGGATGCACGACCTCCGCCGGACGTGGGCCACGTCGCTCCGGTCGGCCGACGTTGACGCGATGGTAGTCTGTGACTGGGGCGGCTGGGACGATCTACAAACGTTCCTCGACCACTACCGCGGGACGCACACACCTGAGGCGCAGCTACGAGAGCGCGAAAAGGTCGAGTGGCTGTAGCGCCGAAAAAGATGCACCGATTGTTTCTAAAAGCAACCACCTTTTTACATTTTAATTGCCAGTTACTTATAGAATGCATCAGGTCAGTCGACGCACCGTATTAGCTGGTATTCCATTGCTACTGACGGCTGGTTGTGTGTCCGATAATCAGTCTGGTTCTGCTGAGACACCCGAAACAATAATCGACGACAACGATACCGTTACCGAAGATCAGTACCGACATTACAGTTTCACACTGAATCAGGAAGCGACACTTGATTTGCGCGTGACAGTCCGAAGCGGCCCCCCACTCGATGTTATATTTACATCGCCTGAGGAATTCGAGCAATTTGAGAGAGGAAACCGTATGCGGTACAACGAAGACCTTTCAATGCTTGACACTGCTGGGGATGACAACTCTATAACTGCACCGGAGGGAGAATACACTGTCATTGTTGACAATACGAATTTTGGTGAAGCCCGGCCACCGACGGATGGACAGGACAACGCTGCTACCTACGATATATCACTAACAGCATCACTCCCAGAATGACTTTCCAATAGCCGTTATAATTTTAGCGTTAGTTTCGCGCCTGCCTCCACCCAGTCCGGTGGCGTAGCATACCGGTCCTCGAAGACCCTGCTCGGTGTTGGCTGTGGGCAGTGTCTTGCATCGAGTTCGCCTTTCAGATACAGTATTCCCTCACTCGTCAAATCGTACAGGTCTCCGCTGACGGGTGCAAGCAGACCGGCGTACTGAAGCCACTTGCATCGGTCCCGAATATAGCCGGAAGAGACCTCGAAGCCGCGTTCTCGTGAGAGGATTCCCGGAGATGCAAACCCGTTCTCTCGAACCCACGTCATGATACGCTCATCCACCTGATTCATCCAGAATGCCGACTTTCTCTGGTTCATCAGTTACACCTGTTCGTGGTTCTCACCAGCGGGAGGGGCGCTGTCCGTCTGCGACTCGATTTCATCTGGTGCGTCTTCTGACGTGTCTATCTCGCCGTCTAAGTACCGCTCACCGCGTTCGGTGATGGTGTAGACGCCATTCCCCAAGTCGTTCAACAAGCCGTGTTCAACCAGTTTCCTACAACGCTTGGAAATATACCCCCGTGAGTAGCGAACATATCCGCTGTCCGCCATTACTTTCGGCCTACCAGAGCCTTCGTTTCGGATGAACTCTAGAATTCTGTCGTCTGCCAAGACCATCCAGCCACCGGAATATCGCATCTTGGTTAATTATCAACACCAGCCGTGATTATAGCACTGGAAATCTCCAATTGGATGTGTGCGCTCTTATACTAACCTCCGTAATCTATATGAACGCGGCGTTAATTGATAACTAACGCAATGGTACGACGAAGCCTTTCGGTGTCTATCTCGATGCCAACTGAGATGGACGAGAGAATCGCTGAACAGGCAGAAAAACACGATATGACGTACTCTCAGTACGTGCGCCAAGTTCTAAACGAGCATTCAGGAACTCCATTCGAGTGCGACGAAACTATCCTGTGTGTTGACGAAAACAGTGAGAACCCACGGAAAGAGGGGGCCGCCTAAGCCATGTCCAGTAGCTCACGAGCCCCCAAGAACGGTGACGAGTCGGACGGTCAAGAGAGTGACGACGCGACGGAGGACGGCCCATGAGCCGGGACATCTCCGAGCGGTGGCCCGACGCTGACGCCGCTGCCGAAATCGGTGGCCCGGTGACAGAGCCGGAGATCGACGGCGAGCGCGTGCTGGCCGACGGAAGCGGCGGATACACCGACTTTCGAGCGCGGCCGGTTGCTGTCATCCGTGACAGCGAGCGCGTGGCCGCTGGTGCCTTGCTCCCGAGCGGGACGGTCGCCGTTGAGTGGAACCGCGAAGCGTTCCCTGAGGGAGAGCGCACAGACGAACCAACCACGTCGCTGTACGGCCACGTCGAAGACGCAGAGGAAGCGACTGGCGGCACTCTCATCGTAAACCCCGATGCAGACGACAGCCCGATTCTGCTGGCGGAAGTAGAGAGCGCTGAGAACGGAGGTGAGGAGTGATGCGGGACCCGGACCCTGCAAACCTCCGACAGAACGAGCGGCCGGCCGTCGTCGATGTGACCGAGCAGGGGCAGGTGTACGTCGCCACCGCGAAGGTCCAAGACACCGGCTGGCTCTGGCTCAAGTACTGGGACGGTGGACAGGCAAAGATTCCGCCCCATCGAGTTCGAGCGGTGGAGTACTTGGAAACCGAAGTATACGGTGAACCTGACGCCAACGGCTTTCAGGACAAGCGTGTCTCTGACGCCGACTGGCGACAGCGTGCGCAGGCCATGGCCGGAGACGTTGAGGCCGCTAAGGCTGTGTTGGGCGATGACTGACGACGCGTTCACCTACACGGTCAAGCTGAAGCGCGGCGACGATACCCAGAAGTGCAAGGTCACTGCGCCGGACATCGAGACGCTGACTGAGCGGGTCGATGCTGTCCGCGAGAAACTGGGCGAGTGGGCCGGGGATTATCGGGAGATTCAACCCGAGGACGGTCCCCGACTGGCTGACGACCAGAGCGAACTGGGGGAGGTTCAAGCGTGAGTCAGAGCGGCGCGAGACAGTGGCGTGTAGAATGTGACTGTATCCCCGAGGTGGCTGAGGCCCGCGATACCCAGCACTGGGAACGGATGCACTCGCAGGTGTCGAAGGCCAACGCCGGCCACTTCGTGAGCGAGAATCGGCTGGCCGCCGATCTCGACGAAGACGAGCTCCGGCAGCGCCACGAGCAGGCCCACGGCGCTCTCGTCGTGTGCAACGTCTGCGGGAAACTGAAGGAGGTAGCCGGATGACCGACGACCTCGAACCGCTGTCACCGGAGGCTGGTGTTGAGCGGTTCCTGACCCACCGTGAACCGTCAGTTCGGGAGTCGACGCTGAACAACGCGAAGACCCGACTCCGGTACTTCCTGGACTGGTGCGACGAGCGCGACATCGAGGACCTGAACACGCTTTCAGGCCGCGACATCGCGGACTTCGTGGCGTGGCGCCGTGGGGACATCGCTCCCATCACGCTACAGAAGCAACTCTCGACCATCCGGCAGGCCCTACGCTGGTGGGCCGATATCGACGCTGTGGAGGAAGGGTTGGGCGAGAAGGTCCATGCGCCTGAGCTACCGGACGGCGCGGAGAGCAAGGACGTGCATCTCAATCCTGAGCGGGCAAAGGCGGCGCTCGATTACTACGGCCGCCACCGCTACGCGAGTCGGGATCACGCCCTAATTGCTCTCATATGGCGTACTGGGATGCGGCGCGGTGCGGTCCACTCGCTCGATGTGGACGATCTCCTACCTGAGGACCACGCGGTGCGGGTAGAGCATCGCATCGAGGAGGGTACGAAGCTCAAGAACGGGGAAGCCGGCGAGCGGTGGGTCTATCTAGGCCCGAAGTGGTTCCAGATTCTCGACGATTATCTGGACAACCCCGACCGTGTGCAGGGAACCGACGAGTTCGGCCGGAAGCCGCTGTTCACTACAGAAGACGGTGGCCGACCGTCGCCGCAGACCATCTACAAGTGGGTGATGCGGGCGCTACACCCGTGCAGCTACGCGAGTTGTCCGCACGACCGGACACCGGAGACGTGTGAAGCCCGCAGCCGGACCTCGAACCCGGCAGCGTGCCCGTCGTCGCGGTCGCCCCATGCAGTCCGTCGGGGCGCTATCACTCACCACCTGATACAGGACACTCCTCCGGAGACGGTGAGCGAGCGCATGGATGTCTCTCTGGATGTGCTGTATCAGCACTACGACGCCCGGACCGAGCGCGAGAAGATGGACGTACGAACCGACCACCTACCACAGGAGTAAGCTACCGATGTTCAGAAAACACCCAAAACCACACGACAGCACCGTAGAAAACCTGCCCGGCGAGTCCATACGCGCTCCGCGCGTTCAGTGATTACAAACGCGTTGCCAGTTCTTTATAAACAACACCCGTTTACATCATGTCTCCGCTCTGTCAGCGGTAGCTTTCCCGGTAGCGGTTCGATGAGGCGTCCGAAGAGAGAACCCGTCTCGGGAGGATGGTCGAAACTACTGGAGGATTACCCCTATTTCGCCTAGGGAGCGATCCGAACAGGTGCGCTGTTCAGAAGAACTGAAACAGGTCATCCCGCTGGGCCTCGTGGAGGTGGTGTCGGACGGCCTCGTTCAGCGGCTCGATGGAGTTGCGTTTCGCGCTGATCGGTGCGATAGTCTCTTGCCACTGTTGCCACGGCGGGTGCAGTCCGAGTCGGTCACAGAGTTCGTTCAAACGGTCGTCCTTGTCGTCGACCTTGTCCATCTTGTTGACGGCGACGACCGGTTCGACGCCGACCTCTCGGAGGAAGTGAAACATCTCCACGTCGTGTGGAATCTCGTCGGGGCCGGAGTGGCGGTCGATGATGTCGATGACGGACTTGCCGTCCACGACGAGGATACCGAGGAGAATATGCTCGGCGTGACGCTCGACGTACTGGACCACATCAGTCTTGATTTCCTCACGGACGTCCTCGGGGACGCCTTTCATGTACCCGAAGCCGGGGAGATCACTGATGACGAAATCGGTGCTGGCCCAGTCGAAGTGGTTAGGCGAACGCGTGACACCGGGCCGCTGGCCCGTGTCGAACGTGTGGCCCGTTATCTCGCGCATCAACGTCGATTTCCCGACGTTTGACCGGCCGACAAGCACCACCTCGGCGTCGCGGTCCGGTCGTGATTCGAACATACCCCGTGTACTCTGCCAGCGGGGAAAAGCGCGTCCGTTTTGTGAGGGCCGACAGTTCCGGGGCAACCGTGTTTCCCGCTGCCTCGCACATGAGACCCGCTGACCAGCCGCTTTTTTACCCCCACGGGTCCCACCCGGAGCCGTGCGGCTGGTCCAGATACTGATTCCGACAGGGAAGCGTGACGCCGTCCTGAGCGTGCTGGCAGAGGAGGGCATTGATTACGTGCTCACTGACGAGACGAGTGCGCGGGAGTTCACCGCTGCCGTGACTTTTCCAGTCCCGACCAACGCACTCGAACCAGTCCTCGAAGAGTTGCGGGATGTCGGTATCAACGACGACGGCTATACGGTCGTCGTGGACGCGAACACTGTCATCTCTAGCCAGTTCGACGAGCTAGAGGAGAAGTACGCCGAGGAGGAAGACGAGGACCGCATCGCGCGGGAGGAACTCACCTCGAAGGCAAACGACCTCGCTCCCTCGCTGTCGAACTACGGGCTCATGACCGTCATCAGCGCGATTATCGCGACCGCGGGGCTCTTGCTCGATTCTCCCGCCGTCGTCGTCGGCTCGATGGTCATTGCACCGCTCATTGGGCCGGCGATGACCGCCAACGTCGGTACCGTCGTCGATGATCAGGAGATGTTCGCCCGGGGCGTCAAACTCCAAGCTATCGGACTCGGACTCGCCGTGGTAAGCGCGACTGTCTTCGCCCTGCTCGTCCGGTATGCCAACGTCATCCCGCCGCTCGCTGACGTGACCTCTGTCAGCCAGATACGCGAGCGGGTCGCCCCCGATTTCCTCTCGCTGGTCGTCGCACTCGGTGCTGGCGCGGCCGGCGTCGTTAGCCTCACCAGCGGCGTCTCAACGGCGCTGGTCGGTGTCATGATTGCTGTCGCGCTCATCCCGCCAGCGGCGACGGTCGGCATCGGCATCGCGTGGGGCCAACCGCTTGTCAGCCTCGGATCCGCTGTCCTCCTGCTGGTAAACGTCCTTTCGATCAATCTCGCAGTGCTTGTGGGGCTCTGGTATCAGGGCTACCGTCCGGAACACTGGTTCCGGGAGAGCGACGCCCGGTCGGCGACTGTCAAACGCATCGGCGTCCTCGCCGTGTCGATACTCGTCCTTTCAGCGTTTCTCGGCGGCGTCACCTTCGACTCCTACCAGCAGGCGACCACGGAGTCGGATATCCGCGAGGGCATCGAGGGAAGCGTCGACCCGCCGGCCCGCGTGCTGTCGGTCGAAGTCGAATCCACCAATACTGCGATCTTCCAACAGCCGCGCCGTGTCGTCGTCACCGTCGGCCTGCCGCCGGGCGCGGAGCAGCCACTGCTTGTCGACCAACTCGATACCGTGGCCGACGATGCGGCCGGCCAAGACGTTGCGACGGAAGTCCACTACGTCACTGTCGAACGGAACGGCTGACGCTCAAAGCCGACTTTGAGCGTTCGATGACATAAATACCGCGGGGCATGTTGGGGACGATATGGTAT
The Haloarcula sp. CBA1129 genome window above contains:
- a CDS encoding site-specific integrase, producing the protein MNLENYENQDGMKAWLSEQEVQQLLAQFDDTEKRVAVSLAVRCGLRSAEVLDIAPDHVVDTDAGTMLRVWESAKTGEYRETPMPPNLATTIRTVGDVREEAADVPLVDATTRTLRRWMDRATSDLLESTGDDGWQFVGMHDLRRTWATSLRSADVDAMVVCDWGGWDDLQTFLDHYRGTHTPEAQLREREKVEWL
- a CDS encoding MarR family transcriptional regulator, whose translation is MRYSGGWMVLADDRILEFIRNEGSGRPKVMADSGYVRYSRGYISKRCRKLVEHGLLNDLGNGVYTITERGERYLDGEIDTSEDAPDEIESQTDSAPPAGENHEQV
- a CDS encoding CopG family transcriptional regulator, whose protein sequence is MDERIAEQAEKHDMTYSQYVRQVLNEHSGTPFECDETILCVDENSENPRKEGAA
- a CDS encoding site-specific integrase, translating into MTDDLEPLSPEAGVERFLTHREPSVRESTLNNAKTRLRYFLDWCDERDIEDLNTLSGRDIADFVAWRRGDIAPITLQKQLSTIRQALRWWADIDAVEEGLGEKVHAPELPDGAESKDVHLNPERAKAALDYYGRHRYASRDHALIALIWRTGMRRGAVHSLDVDDLLPEDHAVRVEHRIEEGTKLKNGEAGERWVYLGPKWFQILDDYLDNPDRVQGTDEFGRKPLFTTEDGGRPSPQTIYKWVMRALHPCSYASCPHDRTPETCEARSRTSNPAACPSSRSPHAVRRGAITHHLIQDTPPETVSERMDVSLDVLYQHYDARTEREKMDVRTDHLPQE
- the engB gene encoding GTP-binding protein EngB, whose product is MFESRPDRDAEVVLVGRSNVGKSTLMREITGHTFDTGQRPGVTRSPNHFDWASTDFVISDLPGFGYMKGVPEDVREEIKTDVVQYVERHAEHILLGILVVDGKSVIDIIDRHSGPDEIPHDVEMFHFLREVGVEPVVAVNKMDKVDDKDDRLNELCDRLGLHPPWQQWQETIAPISAKRNSIEPLNEAVRHHLHEAQRDDLFQFF
- a CDS encoding TIGR00341 family protein is translated as MRLVQILIPTGKRDAVLSVLAEEGIDYVLTDETSAREFTAAVTFPVPTNALEPVLEELRDVGINDDGYTVVVDANTVISSQFDELEEKYAEEEDEDRIAREELTSKANDLAPSLSNYGLMTVISAIIATAGLLLDSPAVVVGSMVIAPLIGPAMTANVGTVVDDQEMFARGVKLQAIGLGLAVVSATVFALLVRYANVIPPLADVTSVSQIRERVAPDFLSLVVALGAGAAGVVSLTSGVSTALVGVMIAVALIPPAATVGIGIAWGQPLVSLGSAVLLLVNVLSINLAVLVGLWYQGYRPEHWFRESDARSATVKRIGVLAVSILVLSAFLGGVTFDSYQQATTESDIREGIEGSVDPPARVLSVEVESTNTAIFQQPRRVVVTVGLPPGAEQPLLVDQLDTVADDAAGQDVATEVHYVTVERNG